One genomic window of Phoenix dactylifera cultivar Barhee BC4 chromosome 6, palm_55x_up_171113_PBpolish2nd_filt_p, whole genome shotgun sequence includes the following:
- the LOC103703344 gene encoding transcription factor ILI6-like translates to MSSRRSRSRRPSSSRITDDQIIDLVSKLQALLPEARRRSTDRGSAAKVLQDTCNYIRSLHQEMDGLSERLAELLATTDTTSDQAAIIRSLLM, encoded by the exons ATGTCCAGTAGGAGATCCCGTTCAAGGCGGCCGAGTTCTTCAAGGATCACAGATGACCAGATTATCGATCTTGTCTCCAAGTTGCAAGCTTTACTCCCTGAGGCCCGCCGTCGGAGCACTGATAGG GGGTCGGCAGCCAAGGTCCTGCAAGACACATGCAACTATATTAGGAGCTTGCATCAAGAAATGGATGGCTTAAGCGAAAGGCTTGCTGAATTACTTGCCACAACCGACACAACCAGTGATCAAGCTGCAATCATTAGAAGCCTTCTTATGTAA